One segment of Solanum stenotomum isolate F172 chromosome 1, ASM1918654v1, whole genome shotgun sequence DNA contains the following:
- the LOC125853578 gene encoding 3-hydroxyisobutyryl-CoA hydrolase 1-like, translating to MAQSSCNNGGTDQVLVEERTNVRTFILNRPNQLNALSYQMLSQLLELLHASKTNSKVKIIILKGNGRAFCAGGDVTSIVHNIHQKGNWKPGADYVREQYTLNYVMATYSKPQVSILNGIVMGGGLGVSVHGRFQVATEKTVCAMPEAALGVFPDVGASYFYSRLPGFFGNSTWEYAGLTGARFDGAEMLACGLATHFVPSDRLPFLEQELVKVNTSDPDVISAIITHFSNIPKLKAESPYNKMKIIDRCFSRRTVEEIISSLENEALNNKDDWIASTIQSMKKASPISLKITLRSRREGRLQDVGSCLIREYRMVCHVFRGEFSKDFFEVESFSHPFYCITKLMTT from the exons ATGGCTCAAAGCTCTTGTAACAATGGCGGAACTGATCAG GTTTTGGTGGAGGAGAGAACAAATGTTAGaacatttatattaaatagGCCTAACCAGTTGAATGCACTTTCTTATCAAATG tTATCTCAACTGTTGGAACTTCTTCATGCCAGTAAAACAAATTCAAAGGTGAAGATTATAATATTGAAG GGAAATGGAAGGGCTTTTTGTGCTGGTGGTGATGTTACATCTATTGTTCATAATATTCACCAGAAGG GTAACTGGAAACCGGGCGCTGATTATGTCCGTGAACAATACACCCTTAACTATGTGATGGCAACATATAGTAAACCCCAG GTTTCCATCCTTAATGGAATAGTGATGGGAGGTGGACTTGGTGTTTCTGTACATGGTAGATTTCAAGTTGCAACAGAGAAGACG GTTTGTGCTATGCCTGAAGCAGCTTTGGGAGTCTTTCCTGATGTAGGTGCATCTTACTTTTATTCGAGGCTTCCAGGATTCTTCGGAAATTCCACTT GGGAATATGCTGGTCTTACTGGTGCTAGGTTCGATGGTGCTGAAATGCTTGCTTGTGGTCTAGCAACTCATTTTGTACCCTCGG ATAGATTGCCATTTTTAGAACAAGAATTAGTTAAAGTCAATACAAGTGATCCAGATGTTATTTCTGCCATCATTACTCACTTCTCTAACATACCGAAGTTGAAAGCAGAAAGTCCTTATAACAA GATGAAGATTATTGATCGCTGTTTCTCTCGAAGAACAGTCGAAGAAATCATATCTTCTCTT GAAAATGAGGCTTTGAACAACAAGGATGACTGGATCGCCTCAACCATCCAATCGATGAAGAAAGCATCCCCGATAAGTCTTAAAATTACATTGAGATCA AGACGAGAAGGGAGGCTGCAAGATGTTGGTAGTTGCCTTATTCGAGAGTATAGAATGGTTTGTCATGTGTTTAGGGGAGAATTCAGCAAGGATTTTTTCGAGGTAGAATCTTTCAGCCACCCATTTTACTGCATTACAAAACTCATGACAACTTGA